One genomic segment of Salmo trutta chromosome 8, fSalTru1.1, whole genome shotgun sequence includes these proteins:
- the LOC115198325 gene encoding uncharacterized protein LOC115198325 gives MMNREVFMFYINLVCAFTKPNVIQPTPVMVTELGGTVTLTCFCPNVSVTSFNWFKQSFGQKPLHMTSSLYVGKDSYYSNNFIKDFTKTKRLGVRRGHYSCNLTISKTEPGDSATYYCSTTAIYELTYGEGTVLIVKSSESNSKIVLQQPVSVSVQPGDSVTLNCTIHTETCAGEHSVYWFRHGSGESRPGIIYTHGDRSDQCEQSTEAGSPTQSCVFNLPKRNLSLSDAGTYYCAVTSCGEILFGNGTKLDIDDHRTDPLVLVSCLGVALGVTFTLIIVLVCIMYKMNNTTCVQCRGLVSQTRGPAVTQSDAGDQDGNSLHYVALNLSNKKNRSRRQRGHMETVVYAGIRQ, from the exons ATGATGAATAGAGAAGTATTTATGTTTTACATCAACTTGG TTTGTGCTTTTACCAAACCAAACGTAATCCAGCCAACCCCTGTGATGGTTACTGAGCTGGGAGGAACTGTGACTCTCACTTGCTTTTGTCCTAATGTGTCAGTGACCAGTTTTAATTGGTTCAAGCAGAGTTTTGGACAGAAACCCCTCCACATGACGTCATCTCTTTATGTTGGCAAAGATAGTTATTATTCCAACAACTTTATCAAGGACTTTACCAAGACCAAACGTTTGGGTGTGAGGAGAGGACACTACAGCTGTAACTTGACCATATCCAAGACAGAGCCAGGGGACTCAGCTACATACTATTGTTCCACTACAGCCATCTATGAGCTCACATATGGAGAGGGAACTGTTTTAATTGTCAAAA GTTCAGAGTCCAACAGTAAGATTGTGCTCCAGCagcctgtgtctgtgtcagtCCAGCCAGGAGACTCTGTGACTCTGAACTGTACAATACACACTGAGACCTGTGCAGGAGAACACAGTGTCTATTGGTTCAGACATGGCTCAGGAGAATCCCGTCCAGGAATCATTTACACCCATGGAGACAGGAGTGATCAGTGTGAGCAGAGCACTGAGGCTGGGTCTCCTACACAGAGCTGTGTCTTCAACCTCCCCAAGAGGAACCTCAGCCTCTCTGATGCTGGGACTTACTACTGTGCTGTGACGTCATGTGGGGAGATACTGTTTGGGAACGGGACCAAGTTGGACATTGACG ACCATAGAACAGATCCTCTTGTCTTGGTGTCCTGCCTGGGTGTAGCATTAGGTGTCACGTTCACCTTGATCATTGTCCTGGTTTGCATCATGTACAAGATGAACAACACAACATGTGTGCAGTGCAGAG GACTCGTCTCTCAGACCAGAGGTCCTGCAGTTACCCAGTCAGATGCAGGG GACCAGGATGGAAACAGTCTCCATTACGTAGCTCTGAATCTGAGCAACAAGAAGAACAGGTCTAGACGACAGAGAGGTCACATGGAGACAGTGGTGTACGCTGGAATTAGACAGTAG
- the LOC115199238 gene encoding uncharacterized protein LOC115199238: MASSLYVGQDSYYSKPFIKDFTETKRLGVRRGDYSCNLTISKTEPGDSATYYCSTTDSYELTFGEGTVLIVKESNSMSVLQQPVSESVQPGDSVTLNCTIHTETCAGEHSVYWFRHGSGESRPGIIYTHGDRSAQCEKSSEAGSPTQSCVYNLPKRNLSLSDAGSYYCAVASCGEILFGDGTKLDIDHGCKEDHLLFMYCLGVALGLCVLLIIVLTCVLYKMSKCIGTHLQPSAPAVPSHDNQDQEPDTLHYAALNVVHKKPKARRQGSAMETDTVYSGVRRQNMD, encoded by the exons ATGGCATCATCTCTTTATGTTGGCCAAGATAGTTATTATTCCAAACCCTTTATTAAGGACTTTACTGAGACCAAACGTTtgggtgtgaggagaggagactacagcTGTAACTTGACCATATCAAAGACAGAGCCAGGGGACTCAGCTACATACTATTGTTCCActacagacagctatgagctcaCATTTGGAGAGGGAACTGTTTTAATTGTCAAAG AGTCCAACAGCATGTCTGTGCTCCAGCAGCCTGTGTCTGAGTCCGTCCAGCCAGGAGACTCTGTGACTCTGAACTGTACAATACACACTGAAACCTGTGCAGGAGAACACAGTGTCTATTGGTTCAGACATGGCTCAGGAGAATCCCGTCCAGGAATCATTTACACCCATGGAGACAGAAGTGCTCAGTGTGAGAAGAGCTCTGAGGCCGGGTCTCCTACACAGAGCTGTGTCTACAACCTCCCCAAGAGGAACCTCAGCCTCTCTGATGCTGGAAGTTACTACTGTGCTGTGGCCTCATGTGGGGAGATACTGTTTGGAGACGGGACCAAGCTGGACATTGACC ATGGTTGTAAGGAGGACCATCTTCTGTTCATGTATTGCCTTGGTGTAGCGTTGGGTCTGTGTGTCCTCCTCATCATTGTCCTTACTTGTGTTTTGTACAAGATGAGCAAGTGCATAG GAACGCACCTTCAGCCAAGTGCTCCTGCAGTCCCCAGTCATGATAACCAG GATCAAGAGCCTGATACTCTCCATTACGCCGCTCTGAACGTCGTCCACAAGAAACCAAAGGCCAGGAGACAAGGGAGCGCCATGGAGACAGACACTGTGTACTCTGGTGTGAGACGCCAAAACATGGACTGA